The genomic window GCTGCTGGTTGGCGTCCCAGTCCGCTGAGAACACCGGCTGCAGATCCAAAAAAGCAATGCCGAGCTTGTCGGCTTCGCGGGCGGCCATCTCGTTCAGCACCAGCGCCGGGCCATTCTTGTTGCCCTCCCGCAGACTGCGCCGGTCGCCGTCCATCACCAGCAGCAGATTGGCGCCCATACCCGTTGCGGCCCGCTGCAGCTGCTCAAAGCCATAGCTGGTGGCAGCTTCCACATCGCTGCGCACAGTGAGCAGGTCCGTCAGATTGACGTTGGCTGCAAATTTCGGCGCTGCCGTTGGTTCTACAGGCGGCGCGTCCGCCTGCACGTCTGTCGGCACGTCTGCCGGTTCGGGGGCCGCGGCAGGGTCCGTCTGCGGTTCGGCAGGCGATGAGGCAAACAGATTGGACAGGATGACGTCCGGCCGGACCTGCCAGCGATAGACCATAAAGCGCAAAGTCGCGAAATTGCGAAACCAGCCAAAGGACGACGGCTGCAACGGCTGCGGCGGTGTTTCACCCACCACCTGCCCGTTTTCCACATCAAACTTCAAAAAGCTGCTGGCATAGCGCCCGGCTTGAAAGCGGAATGACTCGTCAAAGTCGTTGTGGATGAGCAGCACCACCAGCCAGTCGGGGCGGTAGTCAGCCACCTCGTGCCGCGCCATATGCACATACTGGCTCAGCGGCGCGCCGGACATGCCAAAGCGATAGACCTCGCCCGGCATGTCTGCCGAGACATACAGGGTGTCAGAAAGGCGCTCTGCCATACTGGCATCGGGCGGCACCTGAAGCGCCTCCACGTAGCTGTCCCCCACAACGGCAATGCGCGGCACCCCGGGGGTACGGGCCTCAGGGTAGGCCTCAAGGCCGGAATTCCATCCCTGCGCATTGATGGCATAGGGCGCTGCAATCTCGTTGCGCACCCGCCAGGTGCCTGTCTGGCCGGGCTCATACCGCACCACGTCATCTATATACGCATTGTCCGGCGTGGACCCGGCCGGCAGGATGACCCGAAACACCAGCAACTCGCAGATGAGCAAAAAGACAAACACACTCACGGCAGAAACCGCGAGGTTTGTCAGCAGATCACGAAGGCGGGGCGAGAGGCGGTCCATGGGCGGATGCGATAAGGCCTGTGCAATGAAACCTGAGCAGGGAAGTGTCACCCCGGTTTAGGCGACACCTCCCCTGCTTACAAGCAACTCGCAAAGATTTGGTAAGAGCCTTGGTCCGCCTACCTTCCCACAGCGATTCAGAGCTTTGTGGATAACGATTCAAGCAGCTGAAAAGACTCATACAAATGAATCGATCCCCGTGATTGCGGGGACACTCAAAGGATCATTTGTGTCTGACTGGTAAGTGCCACGAGCTTGCCGTCTGCGCGCTCGATGCGGGTCTGCCACATCTGTGTGCGCCGACCGCGATGCACCGGCGTGGACGTTGCTTTGACGGTCTGGCCGGCGGGGCATGCCGCCAGGAAGTTGGTCTTGCTCTCAACGGTCGTGGTGCCGCCGGCCCCGTCCGGCAGGTTCAGGAAGGTGGCCACCGCCCCCACTGTGTCCGCCAGCGCCATAGCGGTGCCGCCATGCATGATGTTGCCGGACGTGCACAGCTCTTCAGTAATCTCAAGTTCCGCCACCACTGCGTCAGGCTCGGCGGAGACAAACCGGATGCCCAGATGCTTGGCAAGCGGCAGAGGGTTGGCGTTGAGCCGGTCTGCTGTGTTGGTCATGGGACTTGCTCCTTCAGGTGTGTGTTTTGCTGAAGGATAGGTAGGCGGCACTGCCCCGACAGGGCCATTACGCGCGAGGTAAGGAGCACCAAAGGGCAGCATCCTCTGTCTGATCTCCACACCATTGTCCGGTTTAACCGGACAATCCACGCAGCCACCGCAGCATGGATCCCACCCCTCCGGTCAAGCCGGAGGGCTAAAGGGTCACCAAGCCGGAGGATGGCAATGGCTGGGAAATGTTGGCCGGTGCAGAAACCCCGGACGCAAAAGCGGCGCCCTTCGTTTCCGAAGACCGCCGCTTTGCCACTCGGTTAAGAGTGTGGATACGCGTGTGAGCCGTCTTTAGTTGACGAGGCCCTGCCAAACTGGCTTGCAAGTTCCGCCTACGGAACCCTGCACAGATGCCATGGCTTCTTCCATGTTGGCACCATCAGCAGTTGTTTCGCTGTCAGCAGCACCAGTGCACCATACGTAGAACTGGTGCGTGCCAGCCTTGCTCTGTGCTTCGTAGCTGGAGTCCAGCGCGAAAGCTGAGCCGGTCATGATGAGCGCGGCAGCGGCAACACCGAATGCGCCTGCGAGAATCTTTTTCATACTTAGTCTCCCTCGAGAGGTTTCCCCGCCCCCGTTTAAATCGGAGGTGATGTCCCTGAATGACAGTTCCGGTTTCTGCGTAATGCAGATCCGTCCTGCCGGTCGCTTATTTGGACGGCAGATGCTCCGTTCCGGTGAAAACGAAACGATCTCCTGAAAGATCGTCGATCCCCTCACCGGGCCGATGCGCATCGCGCCGCCCTTGTTTCCGGGCAGAACGATAACCGCTCCTGAGACTCATACTAATGGATTCCGCGTGGAATGACCTGAAATCTTCGTAATGTTGAAGGGGGTGTTGCCAAACTGTCACGAAATCGCGGTTAACGCAGCGATTTCAGACGGTTGAGACCTTGCCAGGCCTCAGGTGCCGTCCCCGACAACCGGCTCGACACCAAGCGCGCGGACCATCTCGATGGCCTCATTCTGCACCTTGGCCAGCAGGTCTGCATCGGTTGTGCGGAACACCAGATTCGCTCCGAAAGTGCCGTCCTTGTAATAGGGATAGCTGCCCATGGAGACCTGCGGATACTTGTCCTGCAGCACGCCCAGCGGCTCCGCAATCACGCCTTCGGCAATCTGCCCGGCGACCGAACACGCCAGCATCCTGGCACCGCCCGTCAGACGGTCCTCGATGCCGGTGATCATCGCCTGCATCACCGAGGGGATGCCCGCCATCACAAACACATTGCCGATCTGAAAGCCCGGCGCTTTGGAGACCGGGTTGTCGATCAGGGTCGCGGTGTCGGGAATGCGCGCCATGCGCTTGCGCGCATCGTTGAACTCGATGTCCGACGCATCGTAATGCGCCTGCAGCCGCGCCATGGCCTCAGGGTGGTGACCAATGGGCACGCCGAACGCTGCAGCAATCGAGTCAGCCGTGATGTCGTCATGGGTCGGGCCGATGCCACCGGACGTGAAGACATAGTCAAACTTCGCCCGCAGCGTGTTCACTGCGTCCACGATCTCGTCTTCGATGTCCGGCACAACGCGGGCTTCCATCACCCGGATGCCCCGCTCCCCCAGCCAGGTGGCAATGAACCCCAGATTCTTGTCCTGGGTGCGCCCGGAGAGAATTTCATCACCGATCATGATGACGGCGGCAGTTACTTTTTTATCTGACGTACTCATGGCAACGACTCGACCCTTAATCCCAAAATCTTAGTTTCGCGTCCGGCGCCAATACTCATCAGCCCAGTAGTAAAGCGATCTCTCCCCTTCCGGGTACGACACACCGTAGTCGTTTCCGGAAACAGGTCTTTCAATATCATCTAATTCCAAATCTATGAGCCGCCACCCGACTTCCCGTCTAACGTCCAGCGCACGCGCCTTGTTGGAAACGTCCAACCCGTCCATCTGGCTTTGGGCATCAAGCAAAGACAACTTGTTTGCGCCACCTGCCAATTCCGGAAACCGCAATTGTGAGATATCATCTTCCCAGCCACAGATCGGGCAGATGTTGTGCGAGCCCGGAGGTTCGTCATTCACCAGATAGCCGCAACAGACACACGGAAACACGGGACATCTACTCCGAACTCAAAAGGCGCACGACTTAGCCATACCAAATCACAGAAAGTGGGGTTCCTGCTGTTAAAGGCTTATCCGCAGGTCTCGACTTATGCGCTACCCTGATTGTCGAAATGCATAGAAGTAGTATGAGGTGTGTGTTGGAACAAAAAATAGTATTAGTAACTCATCAGCGGACTGAGATAGAAAAATTTGCCTCCTTTTTCCATCAGGACTGGAGGTACATTTATGATAGTGCGGACAAAGCTAGGGCTGACTATCTGAAACAGGTTGGTGAGCGGCAAAGACAGATCCTAGAGCGCGAGATAAGGGCTTTTTTATTGGCGCAGTCTGGCAACGGCTCACAAGCAGTCTTGAAAGCATGGTGCAAGCTGGGGGTTAATAACTGGGACCCTAAAGTTCAGGTCAAGCCATGGCTCAATGGCGCGTTGGAGGTCATTGATTTGCTTGCACAGGATTAACACCATTCAGATTGACCTAGAATTGTTGGGCAAGCATACCGGCACCCATGAAACTCCCCGCTCTCGTCTCCGGCACACTCATCAAGCGCTACAAGCGGTTCCTCGCGGATGTTGAACTCGACACCGGCGAAACCATCACCGCCCATTGCGCCAATCCCGGCGCCATGATGGGGCTGAATGATCCCGGCAACCGGGTGTGGCTCTCCAAGTCGGACAATCCCAAGCGCAAGCTCGCCTATTCCTGGGAACTGGTGGAGGTGGACGGCACGCTCATCGGCATCAATACGTCCATGCCCAACAAGCTGGCAGAGGAAGCCATTGCAGCCGACCGGATCAAGGAGCTGACGGGCTATGCCAACATGCGCCGAGAGGTGAAATATGGGCAGAACAGCCGCATCGACATCCTGCTGGAAGATGACAAAAAACCGCTTACCTATGTGGAAGTGAAAAACGTCCACCTGATGCGAGAGCCGGGACTGGCGGAGTTTCCCGACAGCGTGACGGCACGCGGCGCCAAACACCTGGTGGAGCTGGGCGATATGGCCGAACAGGGCCACCGCGCGGTGATGCTGTATCTGGTGCAATATCCCGGCACACAGCGCTTCAAGCTGGCGGACGACATCGACACGAAATACGCCGCTGCGCTGGAAATCGCCCGGGGTCGCGGTGTGGAAACACTATGTTATGGTTGTGACATCACAACGGATGCCATTGAGCTGACCTATCAGCTTGATATCGAGATTTAAGAAAGCCGAACGCCGATGAATTACGTGGATGCCTTCGACGCGCCGCTCGTCAACACCGGAGCCATCAAGCTGCATGGTTCGGCTGACTTTGAAGGCATGCGCAAGGCCGGACAGATGTCCGCTGCCGCCCTCGACATGCTGGTGCCCCACGTCGTGCCCGGCGTCACCACCGGCGAACTCGATCAGCGCGTTCTGGAATTTGCGCTGGACCATGGCGTGGTGCCCGCAACCTATGGCTATCGCGGCTACCGGCATTCCTCCTGCACCTCCATCAATCACGTGGTGTGTCACGGCATCCCCGGCGACAAGGCGCTGAAGAACGGCGACATCGTCAACATTGACGTGACCCTGCTGGTCGACGGCTGGCACGGCGACACCAGCCGCATGTATGCGGTGGGTGATATCAACCGCAAGGCAGAGCGTCTCATCGACGTGACCTATCAGGGCATGATGCGCGGCATTGAGGTCGTAAAACCCGGCGCAACGCTCGGTGACATCGGCGCGGCCATCCAGACATACGCGGAAGCAGAACGCTGCGGCGTCGTGCGGGACTTCTGCGGTCACGGTCTGGGCAAGGTGTTTCACGACGCGCCCAACATCCTGCATTACGGCAAGGCAGGCGAAGGCCAGGAACTCAAACCCGGCATGTTCTTCACCATCGAGCCGATGATCAATCTGGGTCGGCCCCATGTGAAGCTGCTGTCTGATGGCTGGACGGCGGTGACCCGCGACCGGTCCCTCTCCGCCCAGTTCGAGCACTCCATCGGCGTGACCGATGACGGCTACGAGATTTTCACGACCTCACCGGCCGGGCTCCACTGCCCGCCTTACGCTTAAAGGCATCTCGGGAATGTCGGGCTTCGAGGACACAGGCGGAAAGCCACTCCCCAAGCTACAACCTGAAACGCGCAATGGTGAGTCCGCAAAGGCCAAGGCCGAAACTGCGCCGAACCCATCGTCGGCAAAGCCTGCGCCCGGGAACAGTCCAAAGAAGGATCCTCCCTCCCACACCGGCCACCGCCAGCGTCTGCGCGAGCGGTTCATTCAGGGCGGTGCCGATGCCCTGCCCGACTACGAGCTGCTGGAGATGATCCTGTTCCGCGCCATCCCCCGGCGCGATACCAAGCCGCTGGCAAAAGACCTTCTCAAGCGCTTTGGCGGCTTCAACGAAGTTATCACCGCGCCGATGGCGCGCCTGATTGAAGTGCCCGGCGTGTCGGAAGGTGTGGCCACCGAACTCAAGCTCGTGCAGGCAGCGTCCCTGAGGCTGGCAAAGTCAAAAGTCATGGGCCGCCCGGCAATTTCCAGCTGGTCGTCCCTCGTGGACTACTGCACCGCTGCCATGGCCTATGAAACAACCGAGCAGTTCCGCATTCTGTTTCTCGATCGCAAGAACATTCTGATTGCGGACGAAGTTCAAAGCCGCGGCACCATCGACCACACCCCGGTCTATACCCGCGAAGTCGTGAAGCGCGCTCTTGATCTGGGCGCCAGCGCCATCATCCTCGTCCACAACCACCCGTCCGGCGACCCCACGCCAAGCCGCGCCGACGTGGACATGACCAAGAAGATCGAAGACGCCGCCAAGCCAGTTGGCGTTGCCCTGCATGACCACCTGATCATCGGCAAAGGCAACCACACGAGCCTGCGGCAGCTGGGGCTGCTCTAGCGGATGAGCGAGATAAAGATCAGACTCGGAATCGAGACCAACGACAAAACGTCCAAGCGCCGCTGCCAAGGCGTAACCCTGTCGTGGAATTCCTTACCACGCTCTGTCAACGCACCTCTAACTTGGTCGCGATCATTCTTCATCAATGAGCTGAATCCACGACTATTGGCAGGGTCCATATAAAACAGCCTGCAAACTACTTGTTCCGCCAGTGTGAGCACCAACTTCAGTGTCAAACCAGTCGCTGCGGCTACAAACAGTATGGCGCCAAGTGTGTTCATCAATCTTGTGGAACCAAGTTTTGTCGTGTCTTACACGTATGTTCTCCAACGGCACATACAACACCAAAAATGGCAAAAATCGAGGGGACTCTGTCCTTCCGGAAACAGTTCTTATGGTGTCATGTCACACCCATGACACGCCTCTATGACAAGCCCCTGTTGCGCTGGTATCTGCTGTTCATCGCAGCCTTCTATGCCTATGGCGCTGCGGTACATGTGGCCAATATGGCGAGCCTGACCGGCTTCGACTGGCTGGCCGCCCCGCGCCTCTGGCAGGCTTTGGATGTTGTGTATCTGGTACTGGACGTTGCCGTTGTTGTCGGGCTTTTGCTCCGGCACGCCTCTGGGCTGTATGCGTTCATTGTCGCGGCAACAAGTCAGATCATTCTCTACACGGTCTTTCGCGACGACGTAGCTATGCTGGGCACATCGCATGCGCTGGAGCCCGAGCAGATGGCGTATCTGTCCACGCTGGTGATGTTCCACATCGTCACGCTGGTGGCACTCGCGCTGCTGGCAGTCTTTGCCCCAGCAAGACAGCTGGACGCGTGAATATACCTCGTGGCGGCAGCGCTCGATCTGACGTCTCCCCCCCTCCGCATCCCTCCGGCTTGACCGGAGGGTCTACTTGCGTCCGCTGTTGAGCAGAGGTCGTAGGGCGATTCCTGAGTTGGCACTCGGACAGCAACAAGCAGCACTGAGAGTGGGCCCTCCGGTCAAGCCGGAGGGACACGGGAACCTGTTAGCGTTCCTCAAACGCATCCCATGACGGCACGGGGCCAAAGCGCTCCACCAGCAAATCGATCAGCAGACGGACCTTTGCAGACAGCACCTTGCCCGGCGGATAGACCGCATACATGGCGATGGTCGAGGCGCACCAGTCCGGCAGGACGCGTTCGAGCGCGCCTGATTTCAGATCATCGCCGATGATGAAGGTTGGCAGGCTGGCAATGCCGCCGCCCGCCAGCATGGCTTCGCGGATCATGTCGCCATTGTTGACGCGCAGGGGGCCGGTCGACCGTATCTGGGCGGCCACTTCACCCGGCGTGTCTTCACGTTCCAGGTCCAGCGCGTCCCCGCCGATGGAATATCGAAGACACCAGTCTCCATCCACGTCGTCCGGCGTCTGGGGACGCCCCACGCGGTCGAGGAAAGCCGGTGACGCCGCGAGCACCCGGCGGACCGGGGCAATGCGCCGGGCCTTGAGGCTTGAATCCGCCAGCGTGCCGATGCGAATGGCCACGTCGAACCCCTCATCCACAATGTCCACGAAACGGTCATTCAGCACGAGATCAACTTCAAGCCTGGGGTGCGCCGCCATGAACTCCGACAGCACCGGCGACAGATGCCGCAGGCTGAAGGAAAACGGCACGGATAGCTTGAGCAGGCCGCGGGCCTCGTCATGCAGACTGGCCGCAGCCGCATCCGCCTCTTCCAGATCAGCCAGCACCGCCCGCGCCCGCTCCCAATAGGCCTGCCCCACATCGGTGAGGCTCACCCGCCGAGTCGTGCGGTTGAGCAGCCGGGCGCCCAGCCGATCCTCAAGGGCAGCCACCTGTTTGGAGACCGCCGAATTCGATAAGCCCAAATCCTCCGCCGCCTTGGAAAAACTGCCCCGCTCCGCCACCGCCACGAAGACTTCCAGGGTCGATAACCGGTCCATCTGATTTATCCTATTCAGGAAACAATATTGTTCTTATCTACCCGATTATCCTTATCAGAGGAACACCTACCTTCATCTCCATCGAGACACACAGACCACAAACACCCTTCTGGAGATGACCCATGTTCAAGACACTTCTCGCTCAAAACGAGCTGCACGCCTCAACCGCTCCCCTCGCCGCCACGCTGCTGCGCGTCACGTTGGGAGTAGCCTTCCTCGCCCATGGCCTACTGAAAGTGCTGGTTTTTACACCCGCCGGCACAGTGGCCTTCTTTGAAAGCCAGGGTTTTCCCGGTGTCACGGCCTACGCTGTGATCTTCGCAGAGGTCGCCGGCGGGCTGGCCTTGATCCTCGGCCTGCACACCCGCGCCGTTGCGCTGGCCCTGGTACCGGTTTTGATCGGCGCAGCGCTGGTCCACCTGCCCAATGGCTGGGTGTTCTCCAACCCCGGCGGCGGCTGGGAATTCCCGGTGATCTGGATTTTCGCAAATCTGGTGCAGGCCCTTCTGGGCGATGGCGCCTTCGCCCTGCGCTCCCCCCTTGCGTCAGGTGAGGCCCGCTAGGGTCGTCTCCATTCCCACCGGCGGAGCACCCGCCTCGACGCTGCCAGCCCCGCATGCCTCCTTCGCGTTAATCGTGGTGGAAGTGTGCGGGGCCTTGGCGTATCAACACCCGCACCACATAAGACTCACGCAGGTTTTGGAGCCGCCACATGATCCCCCGTTACAGCCGCCCGGAAATGGCCGACATCTGGTCGCCCGAAACCAAGTTCCGCATCTGGTTCGAGATCGAGGCCCATGCCTGCACCGCGCTCGCCAAACTGGGTGTCATTCCCGAAGAAGCCGCCAAAAACATCTGGGACAAGGGCTCCAAGGCCAAGTTTGACGTGGCACGCATCGACGAGATCGAGCGCGAAGTGAAGCACGACGTCATCGCCTTCCTGACCCACCTGGCCGAGTTCATCGGCGAAGACAGCCGCTTCGTCCACCAGGGCATGACCTCGTCCGACGTGCTGGACACCTGCCTCTCCGTCCAGCTCACCCGCGCCGCCGACCTGCTGCTGGCGGACATGGACGCGTTGCTTGCGGCCCTCAAGAAGCGCGCGATCGAGCACAAGGACACGGTCACCATTGGCCGCTCCCACGGCATCCACGCGGAACCCACGACCTTCGGCCTCAAGCTGGCGCAGGCCTATGCGGAATTTGAGCGCGGCCGCATGCGCCTTGAACAGGCCCGCGCCGACATCGCCACCTGCGCCATCTCCGGCGCCGTCGGCACGTTTGCCAATATTGACCCAAGCGTCGAAGAGCACGTGGCCATGGAAATGGGCCTCGTGCCAGAGCCCGTCTCGACGCAGGTCATCCCCCGCGACCGCCACGCCCAGTTCTTTGCAACGCTCGGCGTCATCGCCTCATCGGTTGAGCGGCTGGCAACGGAAGTACGCCATCTTCAGCGTACGGAAGTTCTCGAAGTTGAAGAGTTCTTCTCCGAAGGCCAGAAGGGCTCGTCGGCCATGCCGCACAAGCGCAACCCGATCCTGACCGAGAACCTCACCGGCCTCGCCCGCCTCGTGCGCGGCATGGCCCTGCCGGCCATGGAAAACGTCGCCCTGTGGCACGAGCGCGATATCTCGCATTCAAGCGTCGAACGGATGATCGGCCCGGACGCCACCGTCACCCTCGACTTCGCCCTCGTGCGCCTCACCGGCGTCATGGACAAGCTGCTGGTCTATCCGGAAAACATGCAGGCCAACATGGACAAGCTCGGCGGCCTCATGCACTCCCAGCGCGTGCTCCTCGCCCTGACGCAAAAAGGCGTCAGCCGCGAAGACAGCTACCGTCTGGTCCAGCGCAACGCCATGCCAGTGTGGCGCGGCGAAGGCGTGTTCCTCGACCTGCTGAAAGCCGACGAAGACGTGGTCCTGTCAGACGCCGAACTCGAAGACCTGTTTGACCTCGGCTACCACACCAAACACGTCGACACGATCTTCAAGCGGGTGTTTGGGTAATCCCATTATGGCAGTGCAGATTGAATTGGTTCATGACGCACTGCCCGATGGCATCGACGCGCTTGTGACAGCCAGCAAAGCCGAGGGGATACGCAATATCTCCATGCTGGTGGACCAGTGGCACACCGGCGAGCAGCGCTTCAATCAGCACAACGCCGCGCTGTTCGCAGCCTTTCAGCATGGCCAGCTTGCCGGCATCGGTGGAATCACCCGCGAAGACGGTCTGGATGAGCCCGCCATGCGCGTGCGGCGGTTTTACGTGCTGCCACCGTATCGCCGGTCCGGCATTGCCACTGCGCTGGCCAGGGCTTGCATGACGCACGGTCTCCGCATCTGCCCCACCCTCACCTGCAATGCACAGGCAAGCGATGCGGCAGGTGTGTTCTGGCAGGCCATGGGCTTTGACGCGGTTCAGATGCCGACCATCACGCATGTTTTCCAGACTGCAAAAAGTCGGTAGGCAATTCAGCTACTGCAGCCGTCCAAGCCAGTCGCCGCCTGTGAGGTCCGGCTGAGCATTTAGATATTCGCGCGGAGCATTGTTGCTCCAGGGAAATATCGTTTTCTGCGTCGGCCAAACAAGCTGGACACACTCGAAATCATCGCCGAGGTAGAACCACCGCGTCCAACCAAGGTCTTCATAGAATTTCTTGTCGACAGGCAGAAAAACAACGTCATTCACAAGTAC from Candidatus Phaeomarinobacter ectocarpi includes these protein-coding regions:
- a CDS encoding SGNH/GDSL hydrolase family protein, whose amino-acid sequence is MDRLSPRLRDLLTNLAVSAVSVFVFLLICELLVFRVILPAGSTPDNAYIDDVVRYEPGQTGTWRVRNEIAAPYAINAQGWNSGLEAYPEARTPGVPRIAVVGDSYVEALQVPPDASMAERLSDTLYVSADMPGEVYRFGMSGAPLSQYVHMARHEVADYRPDWLVVLLIHNDFDESFRFQAGRYASSFLKFDVENGQVVGETPPQPLQPSSFGWFRNFATLRFMVYRWQVRPDVILSNLFASSPAEPQTDPAAAPEPADVPTDVQADAPPVEPTAAPKFAANVNLTDLLTVRSDVEAATSYGFEQLQRAATGMGANLLLVMDGDRRSLREGNKNGPALVLNEMAAREADKLGIAFLDLQPVFSADWDANQQRFEHDVDNHWNAHGHDVAARAVAEHIRQHRD
- a CDS encoding PaaI family thioesterase, giving the protein MTNTADRLNANPLPLAKHLGIRFVSAEPDAVVAELEITEELCTSGNIMHGGTAMALADTVGAVATFLNLPDGAGGTTTVESKTNFLAACPAGQTVKATSTPVHRGRRTQMWQTRIERADGKLVALTSQTQMIL
- a CDS encoding competence/damage-inducible protein A encodes the protein MSTSDKKVTAAVIMIGDEILSGRTQDKNLGFIATWLGERGIRVMEARVVPDIEDEIVDAVNTLRAKFDYVFTSGGIGPTHDDITADSIAAAFGVPIGHHPEAMARLQAHYDASDIEFNDARKRMARIPDTATLIDNPVSKAPGFQIGNVFVMAGIPSVMQAMITGIEDRLTGGARMLACSVAGQIAEGVIAEPLGVLQDKYPQVSMGSYPYYKDGTFGANLVFRTTDADLLAKVQNEAIEMVRALGVEPVVGDGT
- a CDS encoding CPCC family cysteine-rich protein, producing the protein MFPCVCCGYLVNDEPPGSHNICPICGWEDDISQLRFPELAGGANKLSLLDAQSQMDGLDVSNKARALDVRREVGWRLIDLELDDIERPVSGNDYGVSYPEGERSLYYWADEYWRRTRN
- a CDS encoding contact-dependent growth inhibition system immunity protein; this encodes MEQKIVLVTHQRTEIEKFASFFHQDWRYIYDSADKARADYLKQVGERQRQILEREIRAFLLAQSGNGSQAVLKAWCKLGVNNWDPKVQVKPWLNGALEVIDLLAQD
- the sfsA gene encoding DNA/RNA nuclease SfsA; translation: MKLPALVSGTLIKRYKRFLADVELDTGETITAHCANPGAMMGLNDPGNRVWLSKSDNPKRKLAYSWELVEVDGTLIGINTSMPNKLAEEAIAADRIKELTGYANMRREVKYGQNSRIDILLEDDKKPLTYVEVKNVHLMREPGLAEFPDSVTARGAKHLVELGDMAEQGHRAVMLYLVQYPGTQRFKLADDIDTKYAAALEIARGRGVETLCYGCDITTDAIELTYQLDIEI
- the map gene encoding type I methionyl aminopeptidase produces the protein MNYVDAFDAPLVNTGAIKLHGSADFEGMRKAGQMSAAALDMLVPHVVPGVTTGELDQRVLEFALDHGVVPATYGYRGYRHSSCTSINHVVCHGIPGDKALKNGDIVNIDVTLLVDGWHGDTSRMYAVGDINRKAERLIDVTYQGMMRGIEVVKPGATLGDIGAAIQTYAEAERCGVVRDFCGHGLGKVFHDAPNILHYGKAGEGQELKPGMFFTIEPMINLGRPHVKLLSDGWTAVTRDRSLSAQFEHSIGVTDDGYEIFTTSPAGLHCPPYA
- the radC gene encoding RadC family protein, producing MSGFEDTGGKPLPKLQPETRNGESAKAKAETAPNPSSAKPAPGNSPKKDPPSHTGHRQRLRERFIQGGADALPDYELLEMILFRAIPRRDTKPLAKDLLKRFGGFNEVITAPMARLIEVPGVSEGVATELKLVQAASLRLAKSKVMGRPAISSWSSLVDYCTAAMAYETTEQFRILFLDRKNILIADEVQSRGTIDHTPVYTREVVKRALDLGASAIILVHNHPSGDPTPSRADVDMTKKIEDAAKPVGVALHDHLIIGKGNHTSLRQLGLL
- a CDS encoding LysR family transcriptional regulator, with protein sequence MDRLSTLEVFVAVAERGSFSKAAEDLGLSNSAVSKQVAALEDRLGARLLNRTTRRVSLTDVGQAYWERARAVLADLEEADAAAASLHDEARGLLKLSVPFSFSLRHLSPVLSEFMAAHPRLEVDLVLNDRFVDIVDEGFDVAIRIGTLADSSLKARRIAPVRRVLAASPAFLDRVGRPQTPDDVDGDWCLRYSIGGDALDLEREDTPGEVAAQIRSTGPLRVNNGDMIREAMLAGGGIASLPTFIIGDDLKSGALERVLPDWCASTIAMYAVYPPGKVLSAKVRLLIDLLVERFGPVPSWDAFEER
- a CDS encoding DoxX family protein encodes the protein MFKTLLAQNELHASTAPLAATLLRVTLGVAFLAHGLLKVLVFTPAGTVAFFESQGFPGVTAYAVIFAEVAGGLALILGLHTRAVALALVPVLIGAALVHLPNGWVFSNPGGGWEFPVIWIFANLVQALLGDGAFALRSPLASGEAR
- the purB gene encoding adenylosuccinate lyase codes for the protein MIPRYSRPEMADIWSPETKFRIWFEIEAHACTALAKLGVIPEEAAKNIWDKGSKAKFDVARIDEIEREVKHDVIAFLTHLAEFIGEDSRFVHQGMTSSDVLDTCLSVQLTRAADLLLADMDALLAALKKRAIEHKDTVTIGRSHGIHAEPTTFGLKLAQAYAEFERGRMRLEQARADIATCAISGAVGTFANIDPSVEEHVAMEMGLVPEPVSTQVIPRDRHAQFFATLGVIASSVERLATEVRHLQRTEVLEVEEFFSEGQKGSSAMPHKRNPILTENLTGLARLVRGMALPAMENVALWHERDISHSSVERMIGPDATVTLDFALVRLTGVMDKLLVYPENMQANMDKLGGLMHSQRVLLALTQKGVSREDSYRLVQRNAMPVWRGEGVFLDLLKADEDVVLSDAELEDLFDLGYHTKHVDTIFKRVFG
- a CDS encoding GNAT family N-acetyltransferase, with translation MAVQIELVHDALPDGIDALVTASKAEGIRNISMLVDQWHTGEQRFNQHNAALFAAFQHGQLAGIGGITREDGLDEPAMRVRRFYVLPPYRRSGIATALARACMTHGLRICPTLTCNAQASDAAGVFWQAMGFDAVQMPTITHVFQTAKSR